Proteins co-encoded in one Sebastes fasciatus isolate fSebFas1 chromosome 11, fSebFas1.pri, whole genome shotgun sequence genomic window:
- the ptmab gene encoding prothymosin alpha-B, which translates to MADTQVKSSGTDSLKQELKDKLAEEKENGKDAATNGKENEENGEPEVDDDDDDEVDEEDEEDDVEGEEEEEEDDDDEIGVGTKRAAEDDEDDDEDDVDTKKQKTDEDD; encoded by the exons ATGGCAGACACACAAGTTAAGAGCAGTGGAACGGACTCTCTGAAG CAAGAACTGAAAGACAAGCTggcggaggagaaggagaacgGGAAGGATGCTGCCACCAACGGAAAG GAGAACGAGGAGAACGGCGAGCCCGAGGtagatgatgacgatgatgatgaggtggacgaggaggacgaggaagatGACGTAGAAG gtgaggaggaagaggaggaggacgacgacGACGAGATCGGGGTCGGCACAAAACGGGCAGCTGAGGATGACGAAGACGACGACGAG gACGACGTCGACACCAAGAAGCAGAAAACCGACGAAGACGATTGA